Proteins co-encoded in one Cucurbita pepo subsp. pepo cultivar mu-cu-16 unplaced genomic scaffold, ASM280686v2 Cp4.1_scaffold000801, whole genome shotgun sequence genomic window:
- the LOC111785877 gene encoding remorin 4.1-like isoform X1 translates to MFNDQAPAVTSRASHGGNDDDQIRDIHALTSPQPPPVTANRNRRGEAWETTSQRSTSMASEGGSSENFTSMSREFNALVIAGAEIGDDYRHDRPINEAPNNLSRIREEEYTPEEEMNPLAIVPDGHPFDDRLAPLAISRQENRRGGGGSGTAATREISLHMVKKEEVETKISAWQNAKIAKINNRFKREDAVISGWEREQVQKASSWMKKIERKLEEKRAKALEKMENEVAKAHRKAEERRASAEAKRGTKVAKLIEISNLMRAVGRPPAKRSFF, encoded by the exons ATGTTCAACGATCAGGCACCAGCGGTAACTTCCAGAGCCAGCCATGGCGGAAACGACGACGATCAAATCCGTGATATTCATGCTCTGACCTCGCCGCAACCACCGCCGGTGACGGCTAATCGGAACCGCCGTGGTGAGGCCTGGGAAACGACGAGTCAGAGATCGACTTCAATGGCCAGCGAAGGCGGCTCCAGTGAGAATTTCACCTCCATGAGTCGAGAGTTTAATGCTCTCGTTATTGCAGGCGCGGAGATAGGCGATGATTATCGCCATGATCGACCGATTAACGAAGCTCCAAATAACTTGAGCCGAATCAGAGAGGAAGAGTATACGCCAGAGGAGGAGATGAATCCGTTAGCGATCGTACCAGACGGACATCCGTTCGATGATCGCTTAGCGCCGTTGGCGATCTCGAGACAAGAGAACAGgagaggcggcggcggcagcgGTACGGCAGCGACTAGAGAGATTTCGTTGCATATGGTGAAGAAGGAGGAAGTGGAGACGAAGATAAGTGCATGGCAGAACGCGAAGATTGCGAAGATTAACAATCGGTTCAAGAGAGAAGATGCGGTGATCAGTGGATGGGAGAGGGAGCAGGTTCAGAAGGCGTCTTCATGGATGAAGAAGATCGAG AGAAAATTGGAAGAGAAGAGAGCAAAAGCATtagaaaaaatggagaatgaaGTAGCAAAAGCACACAGAAAAGCAGAGGAAAGAAGAGCATCAGCAGAGgcgaagaggggaacaaaagtGGCCAAACTCATTGAGATATCAAACTTGATGAGAGCAGTTGGAAGGCCACCAGCCAAGCGCTCCTTCTTCTAA
- the LOC111785877 gene encoding remorin 4.1-like isoform X2: MFNDQAPAVTSRASHGGNDDDQIRDIHALTSPQPPPVTANRNRRGEAWETTSQRSTSMASEGGSSENFTSMSREFNALVIAGAEIGDDYRHDRPINEAPNNLSRIREEEYTPEEEMNPLAIVPDGHPFDDRLAPLAISRQENRRGGGGSGTAATREISLHMVKKEEVETKISAWQNAKIAKINNRFKREDAVISGWEREQVQKASSWMKKIEIHFETSHMNKLKLEIIPLW; this comes from the exons ATGTTCAACGATCAGGCACCAGCGGTAACTTCCAGAGCCAGCCATGGCGGAAACGACGACGATCAAATCCGTGATATTCATGCTCTGACCTCGCCGCAACCACCGCCGGTGACGGCTAATCGGAACCGCCGTGGTGAGGCCTGGGAAACGACGAGTCAGAGATCGACTTCAATGGCCAGCGAAGGCGGCTCCAGTGAGAATTTCACCTCCATGAGTCGAGAGTTTAATGCTCTCGTTATTGCAGGCGCGGAGATAGGCGATGATTATCGCCATGATCGACCGATTAACGAAGCTCCAAATAACTTGAGCCGAATCAGAGAGGAAGAGTATACGCCAGAGGAGGAGATGAATCCGTTAGCGATCGTACCAGACGGACATCCGTTCGATGATCGCTTAGCGCCGTTGGCGATCTCGAGACAAGAGAACAGgagaggcggcggcggcagcgGTACGGCAGCGACTAGAGAGATTTCGTTGCATATGGTGAAGAAGGAGGAAGTGGAGACGAAGATAAGTGCATGGCAGAACGCGAAGATTGCGAAGATTAACAATCGGTTCAAGAGAGAAGATGCGGTGATCAGTGGATGGGAGAGGGAGCAGGTTCAGAAGGCGTCTTCATGGATGAAGAAGATCGAG ATTCATTTTGAAACTTCACACATGAACAAGCTGAAATTAGAGATCATTCCATTGTGGTGA